A part of Paenarthrobacter sp. A20 genomic DNA contains:
- a CDS encoding D-2-hydroxyacid dehydrogenase: protein MSSYASEHENARGSADEGKAREAVSRPKVMVIVQEGRPLPPLERLEAEADVAVVRTADEFRAAQPGTEVLFLNDFRTKLLREVGPGDLRWIHTSSIGVDSLMTREIIDSDIVVSNSRGVCERPIAEWVLGVLLMFTKDLRRTIELQQARTWQHRETEPLLGRKVLVVGPGPVGRETVLLLRAAGMDVDIVGRSARNDAQLGHISGFDDLDRLLGIADDVVLTLPLTEETRGLFNSSRFKKMQPGARLVNVGRGAVVVEQDLLESLDSGRLGGAALDVFEHEPLDAANPLWSRRDILVSPHASGDLIGWRGKVVDCFARNLSLWKANEPLNDVVDLKKLDPDASAMAPQRP from the coding sequence GTGAGTAGCTACGCATCCGAACACGAGAACGCCCGGGGGAGTGCCGATGAGGGGAAGGCCCGGGAAGCTGTGTCGCGGCCGAAAGTGATGGTGATTGTTCAGGAGGGCCGGCCGCTGCCTCCGCTTGAACGGTTGGAAGCCGAAGCTGATGTCGCGGTGGTGCGCACTGCAGATGAGTTTCGGGCCGCCCAGCCAGGAACAGAGGTCCTGTTCCTGAACGATTTCCGGACCAAACTCCTTCGGGAAGTAGGACCCGGCGATTTGCGCTGGATACACACGTCCAGCATCGGTGTGGACAGCCTCATGACCAGGGAGATCATCGACAGCGACATTGTGGTCAGCAACTCCCGCGGCGTGTGTGAGCGCCCCATCGCTGAGTGGGTCCTGGGGGTGTTGCTGATGTTTACCAAGGATTTGCGCCGCACCATCGAGCTTCAGCAGGCCCGGACATGGCAGCACCGCGAAACCGAGCCACTGCTGGGCCGGAAGGTCTTGGTTGTGGGGCCGGGACCGGTGGGCCGCGAAACCGTCCTTCTCCTCCGTGCTGCCGGAATGGACGTCGACATTGTGGGTCGATCTGCGAGGAATGACGCACAGCTGGGACACATCTCCGGTTTTGATGACCTTGACCGGCTTCTGGGCATCGCTGATGACGTGGTGCTGACATTGCCGCTCACAGAAGAAACCCGCGGCCTGTTCAACTCGTCGCGATTCAAGAAAATGCAGCCCGGAGCTCGCTTGGTAAATGTGGGCCGCGGGGCGGTAGTGGTGGAGCAAGACCTTCTGGAGTCACTTGACTCCGGCCGCCTAGGCGGCGCAGCCTTGGACGTCTTTGAGCATGAGCCATTGGATGCCGCTAATCCGCTGTGGAGCCGGCGGGACATCCTGGTCTCACCTCATGCCTCCGGGGACCTGATCGGGTGGCGGGGAAAAGTGGTGGATTGTTTTGCCCGGAACCTCAGTCTCTGGAAGGCCAATGAACCCTTGAATGATGTGGTGGACCTGAAAAAACTTGATCCAGATGCTTCTGCCATGGCGCCCCAAAGGCCCTGA
- a CDS encoding SDR family NAD(P)-dependent oxidoreductase yields the protein MDREQQLRTEPLRVLITGATSGVGEATARLFAKRGHRLALLARRSEELQRVADDIDAGAHTVVADVAAASEVKNAVRGAIHTLGGLDVVVNAAGVAGHVALEDLTEDRWHEVLETNLSGTFYVAREAALHMRRSGGGSIVNVASDLAAMGVPGLVHYCAAKAGVVGLTRAMALELAPLVRVNAVCPGPIDTPMVREGLAAAPDPTEARRLKESTVPLNRLADPDEVAAAIYFLAVDGTFATGTSMAFDGGTSAA from the coding sequence ATGGACCGCGAGCAACAACTTCGAACGGAACCCCTTCGGGTTCTCATCACTGGTGCAACCTCAGGCGTTGGGGAAGCGACCGCAAGACTCTTCGCCAAGCGGGGTCACCGGCTCGCGTTACTGGCCCGGCGTTCTGAAGAATTGCAGCGTGTGGCAGACGATATCGACGCCGGCGCCCACACGGTGGTTGCCGACGTCGCCGCTGCCAGCGAGGTCAAGAACGCCGTGCGGGGCGCGATCCACACACTAGGTGGCTTGGACGTAGTGGTCAACGCTGCGGGTGTAGCCGGACATGTTGCGTTGGAAGACCTTACCGAAGACCGCTGGCACGAAGTGCTGGAGACAAACTTGTCCGGCACCTTCTACGTGGCGCGGGAGGCTGCACTCCATATGAGACGGTCCGGTGGCGGCTCGATCGTCAACGTCGCATCCGATCTCGCCGCCATGGGCGTGCCAGGCCTTGTTCACTACTGCGCGGCGAAAGCAGGCGTTGTGGGACTCACCCGCGCCATGGCACTGGAACTGGCGCCACTGGTCCGAGTCAACGCCGTTTGCCCGGGACCGATTGACACGCCCATGGTGCGTGAAGGGCTGGCCGCGGCGCCGGACCCAACAGAGGCCCGGAGATTGAAAGAGAGCACTGTGCCGCTGAACCGTCTCGCGGATCCCGACGAAGTGGCAGCAGCCATCTATTTCCTGGCGGTCGACGGAACCTTTGCGACCGGAACCAGCATGGCGTTCGACGGCGGCACCTCGGCCGCGTAG
- the iolG gene encoding inositol 2-dehydrogenase, with translation MTHQIRVGLFGTGRIGQVHAMSLATLDEATLSWVCDPFIEGAKQTAAEFGGRVTDDPDEVFASGEIDAVIVASPTATHLDLVAKAIEADVPVLCEKPIDLEISRVNAFREIAALSDVPVALGFNKRFDRHFVELKRRVAAEEIGVLEQLLITSRDPGEPPAAYLPQSGGIFRDMTIHDLDMARYFIPNIVEVSAQGANVFSDAIRHAGDFDSTVVTLRGSNDELVTIINSRHSAYGYDQRIEAFGSKGLLQVGNKNDNLVRHWGPRSVESIGPYQDFFLERYAEAYRLEVAEFLRAVRGLPSRSPGFEDGRAALILADAAEKSARTGTAVEVDLS, from the coding sequence ATGACGCATCAAATCAGAGTCGGCCTGTTCGGAACCGGGCGCATAGGTCAAGTACATGCCATGAGCTTGGCTACCCTGGACGAGGCTACGCTGTCTTGGGTTTGTGATCCCTTCATCGAAGGTGCTAAACAAACCGCAGCTGAATTCGGTGGTCGGGTGACCGACGATCCTGATGAAGTCTTCGCTTCAGGTGAGATCGATGCTGTCATCGTGGCCTCTCCCACGGCGACTCATTTGGACCTCGTCGCAAAGGCGATCGAGGCGGACGTGCCAGTCCTCTGTGAGAAACCGATCGACCTGGAAATTTCCCGCGTGAACGCTTTTCGGGAGATAGCGGCATTGTCAGACGTTCCGGTTGCCCTTGGCTTCAACAAGCGCTTTGACCGCCATTTCGTGGAGCTGAAACGCCGCGTGGCCGCTGAGGAAATAGGAGTTCTGGAGCAGCTGCTGATCACCAGCCGGGACCCGGGGGAGCCCCCGGCAGCCTATCTTCCCCAGTCCGGCGGAATCTTCCGGGACATGACCATCCATGACCTTGATATGGCACGATACTTCATTCCAAATATCGTTGAAGTTTCAGCACAAGGTGCAAACGTATTCAGCGACGCCATCCGTCACGCGGGCGATTTCGATTCCACCGTTGTCACCTTGCGGGGATCCAACGATGAACTCGTGACGATCATCAATTCGCGCCACTCAGCCTACGGTTATGACCAGCGGATCGAAGCCTTCGGGTCAAAGGGGCTTCTGCAGGTGGGGAATAAGAACGATAACCTCGTCCGGCACTGGGGTCCTCGATCCGTTGAATCCATTGGACCATACCAGGACTTCTTCCTGGAGCGCTATGCAGAGGCCTATCGACTGGAAGTTGCAGAGTTCCTCCGTGCTGTTCGAGGCCTGCCTTCCAGGAGTCCCGGGTTCGAGGACGGCCGTGCTGCATTGATTCTTGCGGATGCTGCGGAGAAATCCGCCCGAACCGGCACTGCCGTTGAAGTGGACCTGAGCTAA
- a CDS encoding ATP-binding cassette domain-containing protein codes for MTEAPPATPPLVALKDIHKTFGAVSALRGVSIDVQPGETFALLGDNAAGKSTLMKVLTGVYQPDRGSIELDGKATEFPTPSASRDQGVEMVYQDFALADNLDVRSNIFLGREPQKNILGPLLRIIDRKKMELETKRVLERLDIPINPRLKVKRLSGGQRQAVAIGRALAFDARLIIMDEPTANLSVAKVDKLIEVTQRLKDLGIAVIIITHRLDEAFAVADRFAVMRQGQVVGRFRVGEVTEAQVAHLISHGTLDDYIDDGAGIPDNRRKIGSTSSMDVVDVMAAPGTTNASHS; via the coding sequence ATGACCGAAGCACCACCGGCGACCCCTCCACTGGTCGCCCTCAAGGACATACACAAGACATTCGGAGCAGTGTCCGCCTTGCGCGGCGTCAGCATCGATGTCCAGCCTGGCGAGACCTTCGCACTGCTGGGCGACAATGCCGCCGGCAAATCTACGCTCATGAAGGTACTGACGGGCGTGTATCAACCAGACCGAGGTTCCATCGAACTGGACGGCAAAGCGACCGAGTTCCCAACCCCATCAGCTTCACGCGATCAGGGCGTGGAGATGGTCTACCAGGACTTCGCCTTGGCGGACAACCTTGATGTTCGTTCCAACATTTTCCTGGGCCGGGAGCCGCAGAAGAACATCCTCGGCCCCCTATTGCGGATCATCGACCGCAAAAAGATGGAACTCGAAACCAAACGGGTACTCGAACGCTTGGACATCCCCATCAATCCACGTCTCAAGGTCAAGAGATTGTCAGGCGGACAGCGTCAGGCCGTCGCCATTGGCAGGGCGTTGGCATTCGATGCCCGCTTGATCATCATGGATGAGCCCACGGCAAACCTGTCGGTGGCCAAGGTGGACAAGCTCATTGAAGTGACCCAGCGCCTCAAAGATCTCGGCATCGCCGTCATCATCATCACTCACCGGCTGGATGAGGCATTTGCCGTGGCAGATCGTTTCGCGGTGATGCGCCAAGGCCAAGTAGTGGGTCGCTTCCGGGTTGGTGAGGTTACTGAAGCACAGGTGGCACACCTCATCTCCCACGGCACGTTGGATGACTACATCGACGACGGCGCCGGCATCCCCGACAACCGCCGCAAGATCGGAAGCACCTCATCGATGGACGTCGTTGATGTGATGGCCGCTCCTGGCACTACGAATGCGAGCCACTCATGA
- a CDS encoding ABC transporter permease produces MENIKTKLGPADLKEGMTATKVKRFIGDYGIIILFVVILIFLAAAAPNFLTLNNIVNVVRQSSIIGLIALGMTFIMITAGIDLSVGSIVGLAGMTFALLAPASGGAFWLPLVAGLAVGLLVGFLSAALVVWGAILPFLATLATMAIARTAVLVMTDGQVVSGLSGPAEWLGSGFIGPVPVPVIIFLIAAVICEFVLSRTKFGSHVYAVGGNEESAKKVGISTSRVLFTVYLIGGVTAALGGLVLTARLDGAAPVAGTGYELQVIAAVVIGGTSLFGGVGTIRGTVIGVLLLGVVMNGMNLMGVSSYYQQGVQGIILVLAVLLNRWKSD; encoded by the coding sequence ATGGAAAATATCAAGACAAAGCTCGGACCCGCTGACCTTAAAGAGGGAATGACTGCCACCAAGGTCAAGCGCTTCATTGGTGACTATGGGATCATCATCCTTTTCGTGGTAATCCTTATCTTCCTCGCGGCTGCTGCGCCAAACTTCCTGACCCTGAACAACATCGTCAACGTGGTCCGGCAGTCGTCCATCATAGGACTGATTGCCCTAGGGATGACGTTCATTATGATCACCGCCGGCATTGACCTTTCTGTCGGTTCAATTGTGGGTTTGGCCGGTATGACTTTCGCCTTGCTGGCCCCGGCAAGTGGTGGTGCCTTCTGGTTGCCGCTGGTTGCAGGCCTCGCAGTAGGCCTGCTGGTTGGATTCCTGAGCGCAGCGTTGGTGGTCTGGGGAGCCATCCTGCCGTTCCTGGCAACACTGGCAACCATGGCCATTGCCCGCACGGCAGTTCTGGTCATGACGGACGGGCAGGTTGTTTCCGGGCTGAGCGGACCTGCTGAATGGCTCGGGTCGGGTTTCATCGGTCCGGTTCCTGTCCCGGTGATTATTTTCTTGATCGCCGCAGTTATCTGTGAGTTTGTCCTCAGCCGCACCAAATTCGGTTCGCATGTATATGCCGTAGGCGGCAACGAAGAGTCCGCCAAGAAAGTGGGCATCTCCACCAGCCGGGTGCTCTTCACCGTTTACCTCATCGGTGGCGTGACAGCCGCGCTGGGCGGACTGGTTCTTACCGCCCGTCTCGACGGGGCTGCGCCCGTAGCTGGCACCGGCTACGAACTTCAGGTGATTGCCGCTGTCGTCATTGGAGGAACGAGTCTCTTCGGTGGCGTAGGCACCATCCGCGGAACGGTCATCGGTGTCCTCCTGCTGGGCGTGGTCATGAATGGCATGAACCTGATGGGGGTCTCGTCGTACTACCAGCAAGGAGTTCAAGGCATCATCCTGGTGCTCGCCGTGCTGCTGAACCGGTGGAAGTCTGACTAG
- a CDS encoding IlvD/Edd family dehydratase: MEESSYKDLRSARWFAPHDLTGFVHRTAIQAEGFSRFALKDKPVIGIANSWSELVNCNIHFKLLADAVKRGVLMAGGLPLEFPTISLGESLMKPSAMQFRNLMAMDVEESIRAYPLDAIVLLGGCDKTVPAQLMGAASADVPTIMLTGGPQEPAHFRGKQLGVGTDTWKYADELRAGKITEADFDELESAAKPSAGHCSEMGTASTMTSLVEALGMCLPGTASIPAVDARRAQAAEATGRRAVEMAMSQGPKPSEILTKEAFDNAITLLMAVGGSTNAVVHLLALARRVGYELPLDRFHEISQRTPRIVNVRPSGEYLVQQLFQVGGISTVLKELAPLLNKDAITVTGESLENGYNSAPEPDGVVVSTLEAPFDASGGIAVVRGSLAPNGAVIKRSAASKDLLQHKGSAVVFEDIYDLGRRIDDPELDITEDSVLVLRNSGPVGAPGMPEWGMLPIPERLLRRGIRDIVRISDARMSGTAFGTTVLHVSPEAAVGGPLAIVRDGDPIVLDVENQRLDLDIPADEIKSRLAELKLPEPKYRRGYGRLFIDHVNQADEGCDFDFLKGLPDEEPQRLPYGLMSGWQGGW; the protein is encoded by the coding sequence ATGGAAGAGTCGAGCTATAAGGACCTCCGCAGTGCGCGCTGGTTTGCACCCCACGACCTCACGGGATTCGTTCACCGAACAGCGATTCAAGCTGAGGGCTTCTCCCGCTTCGCACTCAAGGACAAACCGGTCATCGGCATCGCGAACTCGTGGTCGGAGCTTGTCAACTGCAATATTCACTTCAAGCTGCTGGCCGACGCTGTCAAGCGCGGTGTCCTCATGGCCGGTGGGCTGCCCCTGGAGTTCCCCACCATTTCCCTGGGCGAGAGTCTCATGAAGCCTTCAGCCATGCAGTTCCGAAACCTCATGGCCATGGACGTTGAAGAATCCATCCGCGCCTACCCGTTGGACGCCATCGTGCTCCTGGGCGGCTGCGACAAGACCGTTCCAGCCCAACTCATGGGTGCTGCGAGTGCGGACGTCCCGACCATCATGCTCACCGGTGGGCCCCAAGAGCCGGCGCACTTCCGTGGTAAGCAGCTTGGTGTCGGCACGGACACGTGGAAGTATGCCGATGAGCTGCGTGCAGGAAAGATCACCGAGGCTGACTTCGACGAGCTTGAGTCGGCTGCCAAGCCCTCTGCTGGACACTGCAGCGAAATGGGAACCGCCTCTACCATGACGTCGCTGGTTGAGGCTCTCGGCATGTGTTTGCCGGGCACTGCATCAATCCCGGCCGTGGACGCGCGTCGTGCCCAAGCTGCCGAAGCCACAGGACGCCGGGCAGTTGAAATGGCCATGTCACAGGGACCAAAGCCAAGCGAAATATTGACGAAAGAGGCGTTCGATAACGCCATCACCCTCCTGATGGCCGTGGGTGGTTCCACTAACGCAGTAGTGCATCTTCTGGCGCTCGCGAGGCGCGTCGGTTACGAGTTGCCGCTGGATCGCTTCCATGAGATTTCGCAACGTACGCCTCGCATTGTCAACGTCCGCCCCTCGGGCGAGTACTTGGTGCAGCAGCTGTTCCAGGTGGGCGGCATTTCCACGGTACTCAAGGAATTGGCGCCGCTCCTGAACAAGGACGCCATTACCGTCACAGGTGAGTCCCTCGAAAATGGTTACAACTCGGCCCCCGAACCCGATGGCGTAGTGGTCAGCACGCTCGAAGCCCCATTTGATGCCTCCGGAGGCATCGCCGTCGTCCGCGGCTCCTTGGCACCCAACGGTGCGGTCATCAAGCGAAGCGCGGCATCCAAGGATCTGTTGCAGCACAAGGGATCGGCGGTGGTGTTCGAGGACATTTATGATCTTGGGCGCAGGATTGACGATCCCGAGCTGGACATCACCGAAGACTCTGTTCTGGTCTTGCGAAACAGCGGGCCCGTGGGAGCTCCCGGGATGCCTGAATGGGGCATGCTGCCCATTCCCGAAAGGCTGTTGCGGCGCGGCATCCGTGACATTGTCCGTATTTCCGATGCCAGGATGAGCGGCACCGCCTTTGGAACCACAGTGTTGCACGTATCGCCTGAGGCGGCGGTGGGTGGACCGCTGGCGATAGTCCGGGACGGGGATCCCATTGTGCTGGACGTAGAGAACCAGCGCCTGGACCTGGATATCCCCGCTGATGAGATCAAGAGCCGACTTGCCGAACTCAAGCTCCCCGAACCGAAATACCGGCGTGGCTACGGACGGCTCTTCATCGATCACGTCAACCAGGCCGACGAAGGCTGTGACTTCGACTTCCTCAAGGGCCTTCCCGATGAGGAACCACAGCGTTTGCCCTATGGCCTCATGAGCGGTTGGCAGGGCGGCTGGTGA
- a CDS encoding APC family permease, producing MSSTPRGTTKTPAQTQEHKLSGNMGVGELVMNVLAFSSPLTTVAGTLPVMLLFSGHTAPGIYLLVTLMLLIFSVGFVKMSRSVEAPGGFYSFVTAGLGKPAGLGGALLALFGYIFIGFFAPSLFALTLQSFVVNTLNGPDIPWYWYGLGIIAITTLLAYNRIDLSAKVLTVVMLLESAVVIIFDVAAFSTGSAEAVQGIGFSMPWITDAGLGLALLFAVGNFFGFEATVIYRDEVRNPDRTIPRATYIAVVGIGLFYAVAAWAYTSFIGPDKVQDEAAANTVNLFNDGATVLVGKIFADIAIVLLITSILASMLSIQNIAARYSFSLAADGALPSILGRVHPRHKSPYMSALAIGLLWAVATVVFTVIGVAPEALYPIASGSGTFAVLLLMFITSFAVLVYFVRRRRVDPDSVWKTIVAPIVSVFFLGLITYLAITNYPELIGGSAVMTAIFMSFTFALFFGGIVYAYLLRSKRPDVYARLGRQKID from the coding sequence ATGTCAAGCACACCAAGAGGTACGACGAAAACGCCGGCTCAAACCCAGGAACACAAGCTCAGCGGCAACATGGGCGTAGGCGAGCTCGTGATGAACGTTCTCGCTTTTTCATCACCGCTGACGACCGTTGCAGGCACACTGCCTGTGATGCTTCTCTTCAGCGGCCATACGGCACCGGGCATCTACCTGCTGGTGACGCTCATGCTGCTGATTTTCTCAGTCGGCTTCGTCAAGATGAGCCGCAGCGTTGAAGCTCCCGGCGGTTTCTATTCATTTGTCACAGCCGGCCTGGGTAAACCTGCGGGCCTCGGGGGAGCACTGCTGGCGCTCTTTGGCTACATCTTCATAGGGTTCTTCGCACCGTCCCTTTTCGCTCTCACGCTCCAGAGCTTCGTGGTCAACACACTGAACGGGCCCGACATCCCCTGGTATTGGTACGGGCTCGGCATCATCGCCATCACCACCCTCTTGGCCTATAACCGCATTGACCTCTCGGCAAAGGTCCTGACCGTTGTCATGCTGCTTGAATCTGCAGTTGTCATCATCTTCGACGTTGCGGCCTTCTCCACAGGATCCGCAGAGGCGGTTCAGGGGATCGGCTTCTCGATGCCATGGATCACCGATGCCGGATTGGGGCTGGCGTTGTTGTTCGCCGTCGGAAACTTTTTCGGGTTCGAGGCGACCGTCATCTACCGGGATGAAGTCAGGAATCCGGATCGCACCATCCCCAGGGCCACGTACATTGCAGTGGTGGGCATCGGATTGTTTTACGCTGTGGCGGCGTGGGCTTACACCTCCTTCATCGGTCCTGACAAAGTCCAGGATGAAGCTGCAGCAAACACAGTGAACCTGTTCAACGATGGTGCCACGGTGCTGGTGGGAAAGATCTTTGCGGATATTGCAATTGTCCTGCTCATCACCTCGATCCTGGCGTCAATGCTCTCGATCCAGAACATCGCCGCCAGGTACAGTTTCTCGCTGGCCGCCGATGGAGCGTTGCCCTCGATTCTAGGTCGCGTGCATCCCCGTCATAAGTCGCCCTACATGTCGGCATTGGCCATTGGCCTGTTGTGGGCCGTCGCAACCGTCGTCTTCACCGTCATTGGGGTAGCCCCAGAGGCCTTGTACCCGATTGCAAGCGGGAGTGGCACTTTCGCAGTCCTGCTTCTGATGTTCATCACCAGCTTTGCCGTGCTTGTTTATTTCGTTCGCCGCCGGCGGGTGGACCCGGATTCGGTCTGGAAGACCATCGTGGCTCCGATTGTCAGCGTCTTTTTCCTGGGGCTCATCACCTACTTGGCCATCACAAATTACCCGGAACTTATCGGTGGGTCGGCAGTGATGACTGCCATCTTCATGAGTTTCACTTTTGCCTTGTTCTTCGGCGGGATTGTCTACGCATACCTCCTGCGTTCCAAGCGGCCTGATGTTTATGCGCGCTTGGGCCGGCAAAAGATCGACTAA
- a CDS encoding Gfo/Idh/MocA family protein, whose product MEQQNRLGVGLISVGWMGRLHSRAYLATKQFFPELPRHPELVIAADPDDAGRHHAEDALGYKQTATDYRKVLENPDVDVVSICSPNFLHHEIALATIEAGKHFWIEKPMGRSAQESREIAQGAEAAGLITSVGFNYRHAPAVAEARRLIRSGTLGKITNVQIRLLTGYASDPNQVFTWRYEQARAGSGVLGDVLSHGFDLAQFLVGRITSLNAVTETFIKDRPLPAGNSSNSFDMGQASDVTREVENEDYTAMLARFEGGAIGMFESTRVAIGPHAEYIIEVYGTEGSLRWNFERMNQLELATDRTGYRTIMTPPSFGEFGRFQPGPGPGIGFNDLKTIEAALFLRSVAEGKQLGPSAADGWSASELVDASLRSAGSGDWVQIPEVSGKTTYQA is encoded by the coding sequence TTGGAACAGCAAAACCGCCTTGGGGTTGGCCTGATTTCGGTCGGATGGATGGGGAGGCTGCATTCTCGCGCGTATCTGGCGACCAAGCAGTTCTTTCCTGAACTGCCCCGCCATCCAGAGCTGGTGATCGCTGCCGACCCGGACGATGCCGGCCGCCATCACGCCGAAGACGCGCTCGGCTACAAGCAAACGGCCACGGATTACCGCAAAGTGCTGGAAAACCCGGACGTGGATGTCGTATCTATCTGCTCACCCAACTTCCTTCACCATGAAATAGCGCTTGCCACCATCGAGGCAGGTAAACACTTCTGGATTGAGAAGCCCATGGGCCGCAGCGCCCAAGAGTCCCGTGAGATCGCCCAAGGGGCCGAGGCCGCTGGCCTCATCACCTCCGTTGGGTTCAACTACCGGCACGCCCCGGCAGTGGCAGAAGCGCGCAGGCTGATCAGGTCCGGAACTCTGGGCAAGATCACCAATGTGCAGATCCGTCTCCTCACCGGATACGCCTCTGATCCAAACCAAGTCTTCACCTGGCGCTATGAGCAGGCACGTGCAGGATCCGGCGTCCTGGGCGACGTACTGAGCCACGGTTTCGACCTCGCCCAGTTCCTGGTGGGTCGCATCACGTCGCTGAACGCCGTCACCGAGACATTCATCAAGGACCGGCCGCTCCCAGCTGGCAACTCCTCGAATTCCTTCGACATGGGTCAGGCTTCCGACGTCACCCGAGAGGTGGAGAACGAGGATTACACTGCCATGCTTGCCCGTTTTGAGGGTGGAGCAATCGGCATGTTCGAATCCACCCGTGTCGCCATCGGCCCACACGCCGAGTACATCATCGAGGTCTACGGCACCGAGGGATCATTGCGCTGGAATTTCGAACGAATGAACCAATTGGAACTCGCCACCGACCGCACTGGCTATCGCACCATCATGACTCCCCCGTCCTTCGGCGAGTTCGGCCGCTTCCAGCCCGGACCCGGCCCCGGCATCGGCTTCAATGACCTCAAGACCATTGAAGCGGCACTCTTCTTGCGTTCGGTGGCCGAAGGGAAACAACTGGGTCCGTCCGCCGCGGATGGCTGGTCA